One genomic region from Halobacteriovorax vibrionivorans encodes:
- a CDS encoding NFACT RNA binding domain-containing protein, with translation MNLNFSELGQNVDKINKQIMENGESTCPKIQKIFSSGKLLLLQLRLRGKNLCITIGRGGEYCGVWDTIQTIPSEYRIQRDQFLEFLRSNIRNARLVKIEADTLDKCLSFQFLDKSRLLLFWKGRQLYFSYIYQSNNKWMHFSPWISQKKLEFNEESDFDLFDEIGRKQLDIKNIKESKLVLEANDVFNKKVETGYNKKLLRKKSLISKDLENCKIRHEIEEKLIKDDLDLSGHVFKYKNFKVKFDYSANYYQKKNSVFTKIKKLKKGEEFLTKRLQDVIEELENKKQTFVQEKVNTPIWKKVAQSSNEPKKSDDHVIVKWGEISIAIGLNTRGNDYIRGKWSTKGDMWFHLDGDKSAHLIAKNADTFDFDTYSVLASMLAEYSEFGADQIPVIFTQVENLKGVKGAQGKVIYKKEKHLILPKVNWKEIISTSW, from the coding sequence ATGAATTTAAATTTCTCAGAGCTTGGACAAAATGTCGATAAAATTAACAAGCAAATTATGGAAAATGGGGAATCAACATGTCCTAAAATCCAAAAGATTTTTTCATCAGGCAAGTTGCTATTACTTCAACTTAGGCTTAGGGGAAAAAACCTTTGTATAACGATTGGCAGAGGTGGAGAATACTGTGGGGTTTGGGATACGATTCAAACTATACCTTCAGAATATCGTATCCAAAGAGATCAGTTCCTCGAGTTTTTAAGATCAAATATAAGAAATGCGAGACTCGTTAAAATAGAAGCAGATACACTTGATAAGTGTTTATCCTTTCAGTTTCTAGATAAATCTAGGCTATTGTTATTTTGGAAAGGCCGACAGCTATATTTCTCATATATTTATCAATCTAATAACAAATGGATGCACTTCTCTCCATGGATTTCACAAAAGAAACTTGAGTTTAATGAAGAGTCTGATTTTGATTTATTTGATGAAATAGGGCGTAAACAATTAGATATAAAGAATATTAAAGAATCAAAACTTGTTCTAGAGGCGAATGATGTCTTTAATAAAAAAGTTGAAACTGGTTACAATAAGAAACTACTACGTAAAAAGTCTCTTATCTCTAAAGACCTAGAGAATTGTAAGATTAGACATGAAATCGAAGAGAAATTAATTAAGGATGACTTAGATTTATCAGGTCACGTTTTTAAATATAAGAACTTCAAAGTTAAATTTGATTATAGTGCAAATTATTATCAAAAAAAGAATAGTGTTTTCACTAAGATAAAGAAATTAAAAAAAGGTGAGGAGTTTCTCACTAAGAGATTACAAGATGTGATCGAAGAATTAGAGAATAAAAAACAAACCTTTGTTCAGGAAAAAGTAAATACTCCAATATGGAAGAAAGTAGCACAAAGTAGTAATGAACCTAAAAAGTCGGATGATCATGTCATTGTAAAATGGGGCGAAATCTCAATCGCCATTGGCCTAAATACGAGAGGAAATGATTATATCAGAGGTAAATGGTCAACTAAGGGAGATATGTGGTTTCACCTAGATGGTGATAAAAGTGCACACCTAATTGCGAAAAATGCTGATACCTTTGATTTTGATACTTATAGTGTCCTTGCTTCAATGCTTGCTGAGTACAGTGAATTTGGTGCGGATCAAATACCTGTGATTTTTACTCAGGTAGAAAACTTGAAAGGAGTCAAGGGAGCACAAGGTAAGGTCATTTATAAGAAAGAAAAGCATTTAATACTTCCAAAAGTCAATTGGAAGGAAATAATTTCAACTAGTTGGTAA
- a CDS encoding class I SAM-dependent rRNA methyltransferase produces MRTINIKKKINLRFEEKVILLSENDIEDSLKSYRPGEWCFFEFNKAKYIGFVNPNSSRKKNICVYKYSQDDPLSLIKNLINNAVSYRKEIGYALDSRLIYGEADGLPGVIVDSYENCAILQINSAGMDQFRNDIKTYLNELIDKDVLLLDNETYRKIEELPTFKKDDLPEVISVTENGFKYKIDRELMQKVGYYYDHRENRRKFEELTIRTGQSFKKGLDLFTYVGSWGLHLLRANVSKVDFVDQANMQGVVDEHLSLNNFSGKGTFIRSDVFKFLDGAINSGNEYDIIVCDPPAFSKNYKDKKAALKGYEKLYNKIFQIIENGGLLAAASCTQNISMSELDQCVLKAANKIGVSVKLIDTGIQGLDHPISNLDSRSNYIKYLAYKVDRNDR; encoded by the coding sequence ATGAGAACAATAAATATAAAGAAGAAAATAAATCTTCGGTTTGAAGAAAAAGTAATACTGCTTTCTGAAAATGATATTGAAGATAGTTTGAAATCTTATCGACCTGGTGAATGGTGCTTCTTTGAATTTAATAAAGCTAAGTACATAGGCTTTGTTAATCCAAATTCTTCTCGTAAAAAAAATATATGTGTTTATAAGTATTCACAAGATGACCCCTTATCCTTAATTAAGAACTTAATTAACAATGCAGTTTCTTATAGAAAAGAGATTGGCTATGCTCTAGATTCGAGACTCATTTACGGAGAAGCGGACGGTCTGCCTGGTGTTATTGTCGATTCCTATGAAAACTGTGCTATTTTACAAATTAACTCAGCAGGAATGGATCAGTTTCGAAATGATATAAAGACATATCTCAATGAATTGATTGATAAAGATGTTTTACTTCTAGATAACGAAACATATCGAAAGATTGAAGAACTTCCCACTTTTAAAAAAGATGATTTGCCTGAAGTTATAAGTGTAACTGAAAATGGATTTAAATATAAAATCGATAGAGAGTTGATGCAAAAAGTAGGTTACTACTACGATCATAGAGAAAATCGTCGTAAATTTGAAGAGCTAACGATAAGAACTGGGCAATCATTTAAGAAAGGCTTAGATCTGTTTACATATGTTGGTTCTTGGGGACTGCATCTACTTAGAGCAAATGTTTCAAAAGTCGATTTTGTTGATCAGGCAAATATGCAAGGTGTCGTCGATGAGCATCTCAGTCTTAATAATTTTTCGGGCAAGGGAACATTTATTAGAAGTGATGTATTTAAGTTTCTTGATGGTGCAATAAATAGCGGTAATGAATATGATATTATCGTTTGTGATCCTCCAGCATTTAGTAAGAACTATAAAGATAAGAAAGCTGCACTTAAAGGTTATGAAAAATTATATAACAAAATTTTTCAAATAATTGAAAACGGTGGCCTTCTTGCCGCTGCATCATGTACCCAAAATATTAGTATGAGTGAATTAGATCAATGTGTTCTGAAAGCTGCTAATAAAATAGGGGTAAGTGTAAAATTAATTGATACAGGTATTCAAGGGCTTGATCACCCAATATCAAATTTAGATTCAAGATCAAATTACATAAAATATTTAGCATATAAGGTGGATAGAAATGACAGATAA